In the genome of Leptospira dzoumogneensis, one region contains:
- a CDS encoding PP2C family protein-serine/threonine phosphatase — MKQSLILLSSFLFCFSLEAGPIQEGVLQISSQDLAEHSELIPLNGNWQFLYGEFISPEKSSTANWDMLTVPHSWQDTKKGDKVLPREGAASFRLSIVFPEDDLKKEIGLLMPDFASAYKLYYNGRLVYSSGTPSLDPSSEIPKIKSVYLPLRVEKTNTEILVQGSNWINNFGGFWQVPKLGTLEAIYREKLITQSRESFLFGGLLLIGLYHTGLFLFRRKEKSAFYFALFTFLLTLRVALIGNRLVLEIFPDFPWESVFRLEFFSFYTAVPIFLMFHRSLFPEDTFSWVPAAAWVLAIAYDITLLFPIGFFTKIVGPFQIVTGIGLLYVLFTVCLGVWKKREDSLLFLAGFFAFGITVGIDLLWDKLNLRGINLSPYGLLIFTLSQSLVLSRRIARAFRKSEILSENLRITNSALNILKDNLEVLVREKTSELNHSLERIRKDLLVAQRIQKKLFPENVEAYKELKYAVKYLPRDEVGGDFYDIFEVSPGVYRIFLADATGHGVQAALVTMAIKAEYEGIKFGAKDPGFCLDLLDDKFQRKFSSLGTIFSSIIVDIYARENRLVYASAGHPDQILVHSSNLMNLRRTGAIIGLKNKKSYENQELDFSNGDRMFLFSDGVFEQFNSKREAWGESRLRDRISELSDEPIENIPDIVMKDLDLWLGYSQPQDDISLIAIERV, encoded by the coding sequence GTGAAGCAGTCTCTTATACTTCTTTCTAGTTTTTTGTTTTGTTTCTCTTTAGAAGCAGGACCGATCCAAGAAGGAGTGTTACAAATTTCCTCTCAGGATCTTGCGGAACACTCCGAACTGATCCCATTAAATGGGAACTGGCAATTTTTATACGGAGAATTTATTTCTCCTGAAAAAAGCTCCACAGCTAACTGGGACATGTTAACGGTTCCTCATTCTTGGCAGGATACTAAAAAAGGAGATAAAGTACTTCCGAGAGAAGGAGCAGCAAGTTTCCGTTTATCCATCGTCTTCCCGGAAGATGATCTGAAAAAAGAGATCGGGCTATTGATGCCCGACTTTGCATCCGCTTATAAATTATATTATAACGGAAGATTGGTATATTCTTCCGGCACTCCTAGTTTAGATCCTTCTTCTGAAATTCCTAAGATCAAATCCGTTTATCTGCCTCTAAGGGTAGAAAAAACGAATACTGAAATTTTAGTTCAGGGATCTAACTGGATCAATAATTTCGGAGGTTTCTGGCAGGTCCCGAAATTAGGAACCTTAGAAGCGATTTACAGGGAAAAGTTAATCACTCAATCCAGAGAATCTTTTTTGTTTGGTGGGCTTCTTCTTATAGGACTTTATCATACGGGGCTTTTTCTATTTAGAAGAAAAGAAAAGTCTGCATTCTATTTTGCATTATTTACGTTTTTATTAACTTTGAGAGTCGCACTGATCGGTAATAGGCTTGTCCTGGAAATTTTTCCCGATTTTCCTTGGGAGTCCGTTTTTAGATTAGAGTTCTTCTCCTTCTATACTGCAGTTCCGATCTTTTTGATGTTCCATCGTTCTTTGTTTCCAGAGGATACATTTTCTTGGGTTCCCGCTGCTGCCTGGGTATTAGCGATCGCTTATGATATCACTCTATTATTTCCGATCGGGTTTTTTACTAAGATAGTAGGTCCATTCCAAATAGTAACCGGGATCGGACTACTCTATGTTCTGTTTACAGTATGCTTAGGAGTCTGGAAAAAAAGAGAAGATTCACTCTTGTTTCTCGCAGGATTTTTTGCGTTCGGGATCACAGTAGGGATCGATCTACTTTGGGATAAATTGAATCTGAGAGGGATCAATCTTTCTCCTTATGGACTTCTAATCTTTACTTTATCCCAGTCTTTAGTGCTTTCCAGAAGGATCGCAAGAGCATTCAGAAAATCCGAGATACTAAGTGAGAATCTTAGGATCACAAACAGTGCACTGAATATTCTAAAAGATAATTTAGAAGTTTTGGTCCGTGAAAAAACTTCCGAATTAAATCATTCTTTGGAAAGAATACGTAAAGACTTACTTGTTGCTCAAAGAATACAGAAAAAACTTTTTCCGGAAAATGTAGAAGCATACAAAGAGTTAAAATACGCGGTTAAATATCTTCCTAGAGACGAAGTGGGCGGGGACTTTTACGATATTTTCGAAGTTTCTCCAGGTGTGTATCGTATCTTTCTTGCAGATGCAACCGGACATGGGGTCCAGGCAGCGCTTGTCACTATGGCGATCAAAGCGGAATACGAAGGGATCAAATTCGGAGCAAAAGATCCTGGATTCTGTTTGGATCTTTTAGATGATAAATTCCAAAGAAAGTTCTCTTCTTTGGGGACCATATTCTCTTCTATCATCGTGGATATTTATGCAAGAGAGAACAGATTAGTTTATGCATCTGCGGGACATCCGGATCAGATTTTGGTTCATTCTTCTAATCTTATGAATTTGAGAAGAACAGGCGCTATTATAGGTCTGAAAAACAAAAAAAGTTACGAGAACCAGGAATTGGATTTTTCCAATGGGGATAGGATGTTCCTTTTTTCGGATGGAGTATTCGAACAATTCAATTCCAAAAGAGAAGCCTGGGGAGAGTCCAGACTTAGGGATCGGATCTCCGAACTTTCGGATGAACCTATCGAAAATATTCCGGATATAGTCATGAAAGATTTGGATCTTTGGTTAGGATATTCACAACCTCAAGACGATATCAGTCTGATCGCAATAGAAAGAGTTTGA
- a CDS encoding TCR/Tet family MFS transporter encodes MTVQKKSALQFLLFTLLIDFIGFGIIIPVVPNLLKDMLQGNLSTAAVYGGLLSFTYAITQFFFAPIIGGLSDRFGRRPVLLASLFGLGIDYAFLALAPNVFWLFVGRIIAGITGASYGVAGAIIADISPPEKRSQNLGLVGMAFGMGFIIGPIIGGLFSEFGPRAPFWVASSLSLLNWVYGYFVLPETLLEENRRKFNWVMANPFGSIVAFFRYPGPLSGLVLSLFLIFVANHCMETSWSYFTMNKFQWTAAKIGFSLAVVGASLAVVQGGLLRIIIPKLGQKNSAYIGIFARVVMSALFAFAWEEWMLYALLVPFSFCFIATPAIQGYISNHVSPTQQGEFQGIMGSMMSLSSILGPLLMSFVFSYFTREGMQPYFPGAPFIVSSFLAILSLVIAIISFRKEKLRVGEKAGE; translated from the coding sequence ATGACAGTCCAAAAAAAGTCCGCACTTCAATTTTTACTTTTTACATTACTCATCGATTTTATCGGCTTCGGTATCATCATCCCTGTGGTTCCCAATCTTTTAAAAGATATGTTACAGGGAAACTTAAGCACCGCAGCTGTCTACGGTGGACTTCTATCCTTCACTTATGCGATCACTCAATTTTTCTTTGCTCCTATCATCGGAGGTTTAAGCGATAGATTCGGAAGAAGACCCGTCTTACTCGCTTCCTTATTCGGATTAGGAATTGATTACGCATTCTTAGCATTGGCTCCGAACGTATTTTGGTTATTCGTGGGGAGGATCATCGCAGGGATCACAGGAGCAAGTTACGGAGTAGCAGGCGCGATCATCGCAGATATAAGTCCTCCTGAAAAAAGATCCCAAAACTTAGGATTAGTAGGAATGGCGTTCGGAATGGGATTCATTATAGGTCCGATCATCGGAGGTTTATTTTCCGAATTCGGACCGAGAGCACCGTTCTGGGTGGCTTCTTCTCTTTCTCTTTTGAACTGGGTGTATGGATATTTTGTTTTGCCTGAAACTCTTTTAGAAGAGAACAGAAGAAAATTCAATTGGGTGATGGCAAATCCGTTCGGTTCAATCGTAGCATTTTTTCGTTATCCTGGACCTTTAAGCGGCCTAGTACTTTCTTTATTTCTAATATTCGTAGCAAACCACTGTATGGAAACCAGTTGGTCTTACTTCACTATGAACAAATTCCAATGGACCGCTGCTAAGATCGGATTCTCTCTCGCAGTAGTAGGAGCCTCGCTTGCAGTAGTACAGGGCGGATTACTCAGGATCATCATTCCGAAACTGGGTCAAAAAAATTCGGCTTATATAGGGATTTTCGCAAGAGTGGTCATGAGTGCATTATTCGCATTCGCTTGGGAAGAATGGATGCTTTATGCTCTGCTTGTACCCTTCTCCTTTTGTTTTATCGCAACCCCGGCAATCCAAGGTTATATTTCCAATCACGTTTCTCCCACTCAGCAGGGAGAGTTCCAAGGAATTATGGGAAGTATGATGAGCCTAAGTTCTATTTTAGGCCCATTACTTATGAGTTTTGTTTTTTCTTATTTTACTAGAGAAGGTATGCAGCCTTATTTTCCGGGAGCGCCGTTTATAGTAAGTTCCTTCCTTGCGATCTTAAGTTTAGTGATCGCGATCATTTCTTTTAGAAAGGAAAAACTAAGAGTGGGAGAAAAGGCGGGAGAATGA
- a CDS encoding imelysin family protein, protein MRNIQTKIFSILFSVTLFGSLISCGGPGSDNSAAALLGLDIPASATKPQFLNRYAELAFESYTQAELDASNLAAAVTTFDSTGTPSDANLTNLKNLWVKARASYLITEGFRFSNGPIDNDTVLACDTSECEGLLNAWPLDEDAVDNYINNGSNSVTNFSSIYDKIGDPTIGTEGDADKIVLTGYHPIEYLLWGKDTSDTGAGDRDSSYFADATTNGARRRHYLKTITDRLVVHLGLIKAQWDPSQTGNFRETFLDSANVNTSVGSIFQGLGSFMAGEWGGERLTGVIGETQEEEHSCFSDTTKADFYYDAQGVLNIWTGNYSIQKGVNISTGPGLSAILSFKQQGSIQSEIESSRNLFCINLSDTESQDPNYTTSCPAGSLTHRFDQAISSADSQHGLLVNVQRLIGSTLNRDFVAAAAAIGFSVAP, encoded by the coding sequence ATGCGGAACATCCAGACAAAAATATTTTCAATTCTGTTCAGTGTTACCCTGTTCGGTTCCCTGATTTCTTGCGGGGGTCCAGGCAGCGATAATTCGGCCGCGGCGCTTTTAGGTTTGGATATTCCAGCCAGCGCGACTAAACCTCAATTTTTAAATCGATATGCAGAACTTGCTTTCGAGTCCTATACCCAAGCGGAATTAGACGCGTCAAACTTAGCAGCTGCAGTTACTACTTTTGATTCTACCGGAACACCAAGTGATGCAAATTTGACCAACCTCAAAAATCTTTGGGTAAAAGCTCGCGCGAGTTATTTGATCACCGAAGGTTTCCGTTTCAGCAACGGTCCTATAGATAATGACACTGTGCTCGCATGTGATACCTCAGAATGTGAAGGTCTTTTGAATGCTTGGCCTTTAGATGAAGATGCGGTGGATAATTATATCAATAACGGTAGTAACAGCGTTACAAACTTTTCTTCTATCTATGATAAGATTGGCGATCCTACAATCGGCACGGAAGGTGACGCCGATAAGATCGTATTAACTGGATATCATCCGATCGAATATTTACTTTGGGGAAAAGACACCAGCGATACCGGAGCAGGCGATAGAGATTCCAGTTACTTTGCCGATGCAACTACCAACGGTGCAAGACGTAGACATTATTTAAAAACAATCACTGACAGACTAGTTGTTCATCTCGGTTTGATCAAAGCACAATGGGATCCTTCTCAAACAGGAAACTTTAGAGAAACTTTCTTAGACTCCGCGAATGTAAACACTTCCGTTGGAAGTATCTTCCAAGGATTAGGTTCCTTCATGGCGGGAGAATGGGGAGGAGAACGTCTTACAGGTGTGATCGGAGAAACCCAAGAAGAAGAACATTCTTGTTTCAGCGATACTACTAAAGCGGACTTCTACTATGATGCACAAGGTGTATTGAATATCTGGACCGGAAATTACAGCATCCAAAAAGGTGTGAACATTAGCACAGGACCGGGACTTTCCGCTATATTAAGCTTTAAACAACAAGGTTCTATCCAATCAGAGATCGAAAGTTCCAGAAATCTTTTCTGCATCAATCTTTCCGACACTGAATCCCAGGATCCAAACTATACGACCAGCTGCCCTGCTGGAAGTTTAACTCATAGATTCGACCAAGCAATCTCTTCTGCGGACAGCCAACACGGTCTATTAGTGAATGTGCAAAGATTGATCGGTTCTACATTGAACAGAGATTTTGTTGCGGCAGCAGCTGCGATAGGATTCTCAGTAGCTCCATAA